A genomic stretch from Bactrocera tryoni isolate S06 unplaced genomic scaffold, CSIRO_BtryS06_freeze2 scaffold_231, whole genome shotgun sequence includes:
- the LOC120780205 gene encoding uncharacterized protein LOC120780205 yields the protein MEMEDFKITTTDLIEFVEDHLQTQSEDDSVYTLEIKRVELNSLYEKAKRSYDAIRRISRESHETIDFFKVKEKYQKSYRMYLSCLASINEDVDARKTQVSTQPIKERTSEATMMDFAPAVHLPPCDTDIFYGDYTTWPTFRDMFTALYIRNPRISNVERLFHLTQKTRGEAREVIQNAPLTNDGFILAWKNLVDQYENKRLQVNTQLKTLFNLPQVTQETGCAIKSLQRSVNNVLTNLNNLEIDTQSWDPILIYLCSSKLPKQTLETFEYTLADNSDIPTWSNFDNFLTHKYKTLESVGNFKASVAKLPPFHTGTVKRTDEKKYNTFHANVAETPIARPSNTQRNNNFNFTQNSIDTESCKLCKKQHPIRECPKFLAMNVETRISTIKKYGYCYNCLAVSHSYKNCVSKFSCRKLST from the coding sequence atggaaatggaagattttaaaattacaacaacagatTTGATTGAATTCGTGGAAGACCATCTTCAGACCCAAAGTGAAGATGATTCGGTCTATACCCTAGAAATTAAAAGGGTCGAACTAAATTCGCTCTATGAAAAAGCAAAGCGCTCATACGATGCGATCAGAAGAATTTCTCGCGAAAGTCATGAAACCATCGATTTctttaaagtgaaagaaaaatatcaaaaaagttatcGAATGTACCTCTCTTGCTTAGCTTCCATCAACGAAGATGTAGATGCGCGTAAAACACAAGTGTCAACCCAACCCATTAAGGAAAGGACTTCAGAAGCCACAATGATGGATTTCGCTCCTGCAGTTCACCTTCCACCATGCGACACCGACATCTTTTACGGAGATTACACAACTTGGCCCACCTTTCGGGATATGTTTACAGCCCTATATATCCGTAACCCAAGGATTAGTAACGTTGAAAGACTCTTTCACCTTACTCAGAAGACCCGAGGAGAAGCAAGAGAGGTTATTCAAAACGCACCCCTAACAAATGATGGTTTCATACTCGCTTGGAAAAATTTAGTCGACCAATATGAAAATAAGAGGTTGCAGGTAAACACCCAATTAAAGACTCTTTTTAACCTACCCCAAGTAACTCAGGAAACAGGTTGTGCTATAAAAAGCTTACAACGTTCCGTTAATAAcgttttaactaatttaaataaccTTGAGATTGACACACAAAGCTGGGATCCGATATTGATATATCTTTGTAGTTCAAAACTACCTAAACAAACTCTCGAAACCTTTGAATATACCCTAGCAGACAATTCAGATATACCGACGTGGTcaaatttcgacaattttttaaCCCACAAATACAAAACCCTCGAATCTGTTGGAAATTTCAAAGCTTCAGTAGCAAAATTACCCCCATTCCACACCGGTACAGTTAAAAGAACAGATGAAAAGAAATATAACACTTTTCATGCAAACGTGGCTGAAACGCCAATTGCTAGACCCTCTAACacccaaagaaataataatttcaactttactcAAAATAGTATAGATACAGAAAGCTGTAAGCTCTGCAAAAAGCAGCACCCTATTCGAGAATGTCCCAAATTTCTCGCAATGAATGTAGAGACACGTATCTCCACAATCAAAAAATATGGTTATTGCTATAACTGCTTGGCCGTTTCACATAGCTACAAGAACTGTGTGAGTAAATTCTCGTGTCGTAAGCTTTCGACCTGA